The Deltaproteobacteria bacterium genomic interval GGCGGGCAGGCGCAGCCGGTCCGCGCCGGTCAGTTCGTCTTCCATGAAACCGCGTTTGATCTCCAGGCCGATCAAGAGGAAAATCAGGGCCGCGCCGATTCCGTTGACCCACATGATTCCCGGCTGGATCATGGTCCAGGGCCCGGACGAAAGGCTCACGGGGGCGGCGACAAGCTCGAACAGACGTGGCAACGCATATCTGGCGGGCAGGACCAGGATCAGGGCGATGACGGTCCAGAGTCCGGCCAGGGCCTGGACATGGGCAAAGTCCTTGAGCGCCTTGGAGAGCATGATTCCTCCGGGTTTGGTTATGGCGAACGCGAGGGCAACATACGGCGCGAGCGGCCGGCGTTCAAGCCGCCCGTGGCGTTGTCGGCGAGATGTCTTGGCCGGGAAACACGTTTCGGCGCCGGAGATTCTCCTGGCGTGGCGGCATCGCCCTCGCGACACGGGGTTTCCAGGTGGACACGGCCCGGATCGGAACGGGAAGGGCTGGAAAAAGCCGCTCCTTCTTGAGCTTCGGTTTGGTCTGGGGTAGCTACCAGACATCCGCAAGAAGCGCAAAAAATCAGAAATATCACAATAAAGGAGTGACACATGGACTTTTCGACGGCCAAGTTGTGGCACCACCTGCCGGCACGGGACGTGCTCGATCTGCTTCAGGTCGAGCCGGCCAAGGGCCTGGACACCTTTCAGGTCCGGCATCGGGCCGACGAGTTCGGGCCCAACGCCCTGACTCCGGCCAGGGCCAAGACGCCGCTGGAACGTTTTTTTCTCCAGTTTCATCAACCCCTGGTCTATGTCCTTATCCTGGCGGGCGTGATCACGGCGGTTCTGGGCGAGGTCGTGGACGCGTCGGTCATCGTCGGCGTGGTCTTGGTCAACGCCATTGTCGGATACATCCAGGAAGCCAAGGCCGCCGGGGCCCTGGACGCCCTGGCCAAGTCCATGGTCACCGAGGCCGTGGTCGTGCGCGCCGGGGCCATCCAGCGCGTGGCGGCCGTGGACCTGGTGCCCGGCGACATGGTCATGCTCCGTTCCGGTGACAAGGTGCCGGCCGACGTGCGTTTGATTTCGGTCAAGGATCTGCGCGTGGACGAATCGGCCCTGACCGGGGAGTCCGTGCCCGTGGGCAAGACCGAGCAGGTCCTGGAACGGGACACGGTTTTGGCCGACCGCCGCAACATGGCCTATGCCTCGTCCCTGGTCAGCCATGGTCAGGCCGCCGGCGTGGTCGTGGCCACCGGTGACCGGACCGAGATCGGGCGCATTTCGGGCATGGTCGCCGCCGCCGACGAACTGGCCACGCCCCTGACCCGCAAGATCGCCAAATTCAGTCATATCCTTCTGTGGGGCATCATGGCCTTGGCCGTGCTGACCTTTTTCGCCGGCATCCTGCGCGGGGAAAAGGCGGCCGACATGTTCATGGCCGCGGTGGCCCTGGCCGTGGGAGCCATTCCCGAGGGACTGCCGGCGGCGGTGACGGTCATCCTGGCCATGGGCGTGTCGCGCATGGCCGCGCGCGGAGCCATCATCCGCAAGTTGCCGGCCGTGGAGACCCTGGGCGGGGCCTCGGTCATCTGCTCGGACAAAACCGGCACCCTGACCGAGAATCAGATGACCGTGGTCGCCGTTCATGCCGGGGGCGCGAGCCGCGCCGTCAGCGGCACCGGCTATCGGCCCGAGGGCGAAATCGAGGGTGGAATCGACGGGGATCACGCCTTGCGGGCCACGCTCCTGGCCGGCCTGCTGTGCAACGATTCGCGTATCGATCATGGGCCGGACGGGGACTCCGTGGTCGGCGATCCGACCGAGACCGCCCTGCTCGTGGCCGCCGACAAGGCTGGCCTGGACGCGGCCATGGAGCGGGGCAACCTCCCCCGTCTGGATACCCTCCCCTTTGAATCCGAGCATCAGTACATGGCCACCCTGCATGGCCAGGGCGAGGGCGAGCCCCGACTGGTTTTTTTCAAGGGCTCCGTGGAATCCGTCTTGGCCCGGGCCGCGCATCAGCTCCAGTCCGATGGCAGCCGGGCCGTTCTGGATCGGGACGGGGTCCGGGGCGCGATCGAGCGCTTCGGACTTGGCGGCATGCGCGTGCTGGCCCTGGCCTGCAAGGAACTTCCGGCCGAAACGGCGCGTCTTGAACACGCCGACGTGGCCGACGGGCTTATTTTTCTCGGCCTTCAGGCCATGATCGATCCGCCCCGCGCCGAGGCCAAGGCCGCGGTGGCGGCTTTTCAGCGGGCCGGGGTGACGGTCAAGATGATCACGGGCGACCACGCGGTCACGGCCGCGGCCATTGGCGCCCAACTGGGCCTGGGCATCGAGACCTGCCCCGGGCGTCCCACCTGCCAGGTTTTGACCGGCGCGGACATGGCCCGGCTTTCGGACGACGAACTCGTGACCAAGGCGGCCCAGACATCGGTCTTCGCGCGCGTGGCCCC includes:
- a CDS encoding cation-transporting P-type ATPase; this translates as MDFSTAKLWHHLPARDVLDLLQVEPAKGLDTFQVRHRADEFGPNALTPARAKTPLERFFLQFHQPLVYVLILAGVITAVLGEVVDASVIVGVVLVNAIVGYIQEAKAAGALDALAKSMVTEAVVVRAGAIQRVAAVDLVPGDMVMLRSGDKVPADVRLISVKDLRVDESALTGESVPVGKTEQVLERDTVLADRRNMAYASSLVSHGQAAGVVVATGDRTEIGRISGMVAAADELATPLTRKIAKFSHILLWGIMALAVLTFFAGILRGEKAADMFMAAVALAVGAIPEGLPAAVTVILAMGVSRMAARGAIIRKLPAVETLGGASVICSDKTGTLTENQMTVVAVHAGGASRAVSGTGYRPEGEIEGGIDGDHALRATLLAGLLCNDSRIDHGPDGDSVVGDPTETALLVAADKAGLDAAMERGNLPRLDTLPFESEHQYMATLHGQGEGEPRLVFFKGSVESVLARAAHQLQSDGSRAVLDRDGVRGAIERFGLGGMRVLALACKELPAETARLEHADVADGLIFLGLQAMIDPPRAEAKAAVAAFQRAGVTVKMITGDHAVTAAAIGAQLGLGIETCPGRPTCQVLTGADMARLSDDELVTKAAQTSVFARVAPDQKLRLVMALQSQGEIVAMTGDGVNDAPALKQADIGVAMGKGGTEAAKEAADMILTDDNFATIQAAVEEGRGVYDNLLKFIVWTLPTNVGEGLVILAAVLLGVPLPILPVQILWINMTTAGCLGLMLAFEPREPGIMDRLPRDPARPILDAALGLRVFWVGAILLIAAFGLFEWELRTSGNMAQARTVAVNVFVLAEAMYLFNCRSFTLSPLALGLGTNPWVIGGVGLMIALQALFTYAPFMNTLFGSAPLGPLPWIKSAGVAVLAFVLVEAEKALRVWLATPRTQTEA
- a CDS encoding Na+/H+ antiporter NhaA, translating into MPDLKGVQALGRLDLKQIEHVPCRQVVPQLGRRKVHVSLLYCDISDFLRFLRMSGSYPRPNRSSRRSGFFQPFPFRSGPCPPGNPVSRGRCRHARRISGAETCFPAKTSRRQRHGRLERRPLAPYVALAFAITKPGGIMLSKALKDFAHVQALAGLWTVIALILVLPARYALPRLFELVAAPVSLSSGPWTMIQPGIMWVNGIGAALIFLLIGLEIKRGFMEDELTGADRLRLPALAAVGGVAIPVLAHMVLHGHEPALARAWIVPAASDMALGLGVLALFGDKAPSG